From the Maioricimonas rarisocia genome, one window contains:
- the pheS gene encoding phenylalanine--tRNA ligase subunit alpha: MAVLDALTEYEQQALEAIQSAGDPQRIEEVRVEFLGKKKGRLKDLQSVLGKVTPEERPVVGRRFNEIKNRVQSAWEQKRDQLAKPAAAAEAIDVTLPGVSLPLGSRHPIAQTIDEFKEIMGRLGFSVADGPEIEDERHNFEALNIPLDHPARDPLDNFYLATAGRSSDRPLLLRSQTSTVQIRVMEQTAPPVRIVSLGRVYRPDAIDATHSCMFHQMEGLMVDRGITMADLKTVLRLFATAYFGDDVHVRFRPSFFPFTEPSVEVDMAWGDGWLEIGGAGMVDPNVLKAVGYDPEEVTGFAFGLGVERFAMRRFAISDERGIRHFYDNDVRFLQQF; this comes from the coding sequence ATGGCCGTTCTTGACGCTCTGACCGAGTACGAACAGCAGGCACTCGAGGCCATTCAGTCTGCCGGCGATCCGCAGCGGATTGAAGAGGTGCGCGTCGAGTTCCTCGGCAAGAAGAAGGGCCGACTCAAGGACCTGCAAAGCGTCCTCGGGAAGGTCACCCCCGAAGAACGACCGGTTGTCGGGCGCCGCTTCAACGAGATCAAGAACCGGGTCCAGTCCGCCTGGGAACAGAAGCGGGACCAGCTCGCAAAGCCTGCAGCCGCCGCCGAAGCGATCGACGTCACGCTGCCGGGCGTGTCACTGCCACTTGGCAGCCGACACCCGATCGCGCAGACGATCGACGAGTTCAAGGAGATCATGGGCCGGCTCGGCTTCAGCGTCGCCGACGGCCCCGAGATCGAGGACGAGCGCCACAACTTCGAGGCGCTCAACATTCCACTCGACCACCCCGCGCGGGACCCCCTCGACAATTTCTACCTGGCCACCGCCGGCCGGTCATCGGATCGCCCGCTGCTCCTCCGCAGCCAGACGTCGACCGTCCAGATCCGAGTGATGGAACAGACCGCTCCGCCGGTACGGATCGTCTCCCTCGGACGCGTCTACCGGCCGGATGCCATCGACGCCACGCACTCCTGCATGTTCCACCAGATGGAAGGCCTGATGGTGGACCGCGGGATCACCATGGCCGACCTCAAGACCGTGCTGCGTCTCTTCGCAACGGCCTACTTCGGTGACGACGTCCACGTCCGCTTCCGCCCGTCCTTCTTCCCCTTCACCGAACCATCTGTCGAAGTCGACATGGCCTGGGGAGACGGCTGGCTGGAGATCGGTGGTGCCGGCATGGTCGACCCGAACGTCCTTAAAGCGGTCGGCTACGACCCGGAAGAAGTGACCGGCTTCGCCTTCGGCCTCGGCGTCGAACGCTTCGCTATGAGACGTTTCGCCATCAGCGACGAGCGGGGCATCCGCCACTTCTACGACAACGACGTCCGCTTCCTGCAGCAGTTCTGA
- the sppA gene encoding signal peptide peptidase SppA, whose amino-acid sequence MPSSDEPTTRVKPPEMIVIERRAGGRLLLRLLLIGLVVSVMANLAQFSSYQEYASSGEGPNERFESGELTADDKIAIVEISGTIMPPFTERILKTIEHVAEDEAVKGVVLAVDSPGGLVADSHQIYHRLQELRAKKPMVVTMGRIAASGGYYVAMGAGPDSEIFVEPTTWTGSIGVIVPRYDLSGLAEKIGVESDSLQTGKFKDTLNPLREMTADERAMWGEIIDDAFLRFKTVIADNRPELDLEEVSELATGQIYTAEQSLAAGLVDRIGYQDDAIDTLKEQLGLSEVRVVRYSYPATLIDLLTASAEARSTPDIWKQLLEAQVPRAMYFCGWPALTRP is encoded by the coding sequence ATGCCATCCAGCGACGAACCGACCACCCGCGTCAAACCTCCCGAGATGATCGTGATCGAGCGACGGGCCGGTGGCCGACTGCTGCTCCGTCTGCTTCTGATTGGATTGGTGGTCTCGGTGATGGCCAATCTTGCCCAGTTTTCCAGCTATCAGGAGTACGCTTCCAGCGGCGAGGGGCCCAATGAGCGTTTTGAATCCGGTGAACTGACCGCCGACGACAAGATCGCGATCGTGGAAATCAGCGGGACGATCATGCCGCCGTTCACCGAGCGAATCCTCAAAACCATCGAGCACGTCGCCGAGGATGAGGCCGTCAAAGGGGTGGTCCTCGCGGTCGACAGTCCCGGCGGGCTTGTTGCCGACAGTCACCAGATCTACCACCGTCTGCAGGAGCTGCGAGCGAAGAAGCCGATGGTCGTCACCATGGGACGAATCGCAGCCTCTGGCGGGTACTACGTCGCCATGGGAGCCGGGCCGGACTCGGAAATCTTCGTCGAGCCGACCACCTGGACCGGATCGATTGGCGTCATCGTTCCCCGCTACGACCTGTCGGGGCTGGCTGAAAAGATCGGCGTCGAATCGGATTCGCTGCAGACCGGCAAGTTCAAGGACACGCTCAACCCGCTCCGCGAAATGACCGCCGACGAACGGGCGATGTGGGGCGAAATCATCGACGACGCGTTCCTGCGGTTCAAGACGGTGATTGCCGACAACCGCCCGGAGCTGGACCTCGAAGAGGTGAGCGAACTGGCAACCGGTCAGATCTACACGGCCGAGCAGTCGCTCGCGGCCGGCCTGGTCGACCGGATCGGCTACCAGGACGACGCCATCGATACCCTGAAGGAGCAGCTGGGGCTGAGCGAGGTCCGTGTCGTCCGCTACAGCTATCCGGCGACACTCATCGACCTGCTGACGGCATCGGCCGAGGCTCGCAGCACGCCCGACATCTGGAAGCAGTTGCTCGAGGCCCAGGTGCCGCGTGCGATGTACTTCTGCGGCTGGCCGGCCCTGACACGACCGTAA
- the rplT gene encoding 50S ribosomal protein L20, translated as MRVRYGKARHRSKKRLFKEARGNQGGRSKLLRTVKETVVRSRACAYRDRRTRKREFRALWITRITAACRERGVRYSTFIHGLKLAGIELNRKSLSELAIHSPAVFDEIVALANESLASAESSAA; from the coding sequence CACGTCACCGCTCCAAGAAGCGGCTGTTCAAGGAAGCGCGGGGAAACCAGGGAGGTCGCAGCAAGCTGCTGCGGACTGTCAAGGAAACCGTCGTTCGCTCGCGTGCCTGCGCCTACCGCGATCGCCGGACCCGCAAGCGTGAGTTCCGCGCTCTCTGGATTACCCGCATCACCGCGGCTTGCCGTGAACGGGGCGTGCGCTACTCAACGTTCATCCACGGCCTCAAGCTGGCCGGCATCGAGCTGAACCGCAAGTCGCTCAGCGAACTGGCGATCCACAGCCCGGCCGTCTTCGACGAAATCGTCGCACTGGCCAACGAGTCGCTCGCCAGCGCCGAATCGTCCGCCGCCTGA